A genomic segment from Spinacia oleracea cultivar Varoflay chromosome 3, BTI_SOV_V1, whole genome shotgun sequence encodes:
- the LOC110791394 gene encoding uncharacterized protein — MATNNSDLVVAIRLLAEKLTHERTKRPDSAGDMFERLPKVKPPYFKGQADPTVLENWIREFEKLFGAVNCPENTRVGQDVLYLKDEADLWWKENGAILSAAEGFNWDSFVTALRGKFYPSFMRKQKAQDFINLRMGSRTISEYYRKFIALSRFAPEVVATEELKSQRFQQGLADEIQLGLGGETFSTLDIVYGRAAHIVGLHMDGNVVMGEKRKEFNSHGGN, encoded by the coding sequence ATGGCAACCAATAATAGCGATTTAGTTGTTGCGATTCGCCTTTTGGCGGAGAAATTGACTCATGAGAGAACTAAGCGTCCCGATTCtgctggggacatgtttgagagactaCCCAAGGTTAaaccaccatactttaaggggcaagCTGATCCTACCGTCTTAGAGaattggattagggagtttgagaaattATTTGGGGCTGTGAATTGTCCTGAGAACACGAGAGTAGGTCAAGATGTGCTATACTTaaaagatgaagctgatttgtggtggaaaGAAAATGGGGCTATACTTAGcgctgctgagggattcaattgggattcatttgttactgccttaagaGGGAAGTTTTACCCTTCTTTTATGAGGAAACAAAAAGCCCAAGAttttatcaaccttaggatggggagtAGGACCATCTCTGAGTATTATAGAAAATTCATAGCACTATCGAGGTTTGCACCCGAGGTAGTAGCCACTGAGGAATTAAAGTCCCAAAGGTTTCAGCAAGGGTTGGCTGATGAAATCCAGCTGGGGTTAGGTGGTGAAACTTTTTCAACTCTAGATATCGTGTATGGGAGAGCCGCCCACATTGTCGGTCTTCACATGGATGGGAATGTTGTAATGGGtgagaaaagaaaggaatttAATTCACATGGAGGAAATTAA